The following proteins come from a genomic window of Frankia casuarinae:
- a CDS encoding flavodoxin family protein — protein MAVAKLLVVHHTPSPTMQEMLEAVLSGARTDEIEGVEVEVRPALSATASDALAADGYILGTPANIGYMSGALKHFFDGVYYPCLEAIVGRPYALYVHGGSDTTGAVRSVETITAGLRWKRLREPLTVVGALDAAAREACWELGATMAATLADT, from the coding sequence ATGGCTGTGGCGAAGCTGCTGGTGGTCCATCACACCCCGTCCCCGACCATGCAGGAAATGCTGGAGGCGGTTCTGTCGGGTGCTCGGACGGACGAGATCGAGGGCGTAGAGGTTGAGGTGCGGCCGGCACTCTCAGCCACGGCCTCGGATGCGTTGGCTGCCGATGGGTATATTCTTGGTACTCCGGCGAATATCGGCTATATGTCGGGCGCTTTGAAGCACTTTTTTGATGGTGTGTATTATCCTTGCCTTGAAGCAATCGTCGGCCGGCCGTATGCCCTCTACGTCCACGGCGGCAGCGACACCACCGGCGCCGTGCGATCAGTCGAGACGATCACTGCGGGGCTGCGGTGGAAGCGCTTGCGGGAGCCGCTGACGGTGGTGGGAGCGCTCGACGCTGCTGCCCGCGAAGCATGCTGGGAGTTGGGCGCGACCATGGCGGCCACGCTCGCGGACACGTAG
- a CDS encoding DMT family transporter, translated as MAVIVQFIVAIVLEITGTLALRETSGFTRLWPTLMVCVCYPLSFFFVSRVLQHLEIGFTYAVWSAAGTAAMAVIGAAVFGESMNALKVASLVLVIVGVVGLQLSGARR; from the coding sequence GTGGCCGTCATCGTGCAGTTTATCGTCGCTATAGTGCTGGAGATCACTGGAACGCTGGCGCTCCGGGAGACCAGCGGGTTCACTCGGCTCTGGCCGACCCTGATGGTCTGTGTCTGCTATCCGCTGTCATTTTTTTTCGTGTCTCGAGTGTTGCAGCATCTGGAGATCGGCTTCACTTACGCGGTGTGGTCCGCGGCCGGCACCGCGGCCATGGCCGTCATTGGCGCGGCCGTCTTCGGCGAATCGATGAACGCGCTAAAGGTCGCCTCGCTGGTCCTCGTCATCGTCGGAGTGGTCGGTCTCCAGCTTAGCGGTGCCCGCCGCTGA
- a CDS encoding AIM24 family protein: MTQGGMYGGHPSGPQGNYPGGGPGYPPGQGYPPGQGYPPGQGTPPGGSGGPAGGIRSSLLDNPERPSDEPFSLQNGKMLKATLGARGMREFYARKGAMVAYQGAANFDAHWEGWGSRFHSFFSGGEGLNLMQVSGSGSVFLANQAQDIHILDLVGDGLTVDGKNVLAFNADLTWDLVRVDSQVGIAGVGSYQVELRGNGRVAVCTSGAPLVMHVTHQNYYFADADAVVGWSSSLQVSMQAAVTSSAVWRPRGNTGESWQMQFTGEGFVIVQPCELLPPYNALAGAGLAGQFGLGQGGFQGNQHGGHGGHGPSGGFGGGGLGGLFGNR; this comes from the coding sequence ATGACGCAGGGCGGGATGTACGGCGGCCACCCGAGTGGTCCGCAGGGCAACTATCCCGGCGGTGGTCCGGGCTATCCGCCGGGCCAGGGCTATCCGCCGGGCCAGGGCTATCCGCCGGGCCAGGGGACACCTCCCGGTGGCTCCGGTGGGCCGGCCGGCGGCATCCGCAGCAGTCTCCTGGACAATCCCGAGCGTCCCTCGGACGAGCCGTTTTCCCTGCAGAACGGCAAGATGCTCAAGGCGACGCTTGGCGCCCGCGGGATGCGGGAGTTCTATGCCCGCAAGGGCGCGATGGTCGCCTACCAGGGTGCCGCGAACTTCGACGCGCACTGGGAGGGCTGGGGCTCGCGTTTCCACAGCTTCTTCAGCGGCGGCGAGGGCCTGAACCTCATGCAGGTCTCCGGATCGGGTTCGGTCTTCCTCGCCAACCAGGCGCAGGACATCCACATCCTCGACCTGGTCGGTGATGGGCTCACCGTCGACGGCAAGAACGTGCTCGCCTTCAACGCCGACCTGACCTGGGACCTGGTGCGGGTGGACAGCCAGGTCGGCATCGCCGGTGTCGGGAGCTACCAGGTCGAGCTGCGCGGCAACGGCCGGGTCGCTGTCTGCACGTCCGGGGCGCCGCTGGTCATGCACGTAACGCATCAGAACTACTACTTCGCGGACGCCGACGCGGTCGTCGGCTGGTCATCGAGCCTGCAGGTCTCGATGCAGGCGGCGGTGACGTCCTCGGCCGTGTGGCGACCCCGGGGGAACACCGGGGAGAGCTGGCAGATGCAGTTCACCGGCGAGGGCTTCGTCATCGTGCAGCCCTGCGAGCTACTTCCGCCGTACAACGCGCTCGCGGGTGCCGGTCTCGCCGGACAGTTCGGCCTCGGTCAGGGCGGGTTCCAGGGCAACCAGCACGGCGGTCACGGTGGTCACGGCCCAAGCGGCGGTTTCGGCGGTGGCGGCCTAGGCGGTCTGTTCGGTAACCGCTGA
- a CDS encoding B12-binding domain-containing radical SAM protein: protein METLDDGPVLGADLNQPLDAVFINAPLRDYGVRPRVNDFTLPVLGMAYIATYAAAQGFNVGVLDAEALGLGVKETYQLVNRLGPRWAGFNLLAPTYEVSAEIAAGLDRDIMVMIGGHQAKAMPAAIITDPRFGALEALVLGEGETRVAELLQDKRSRADLPGVMWLDPILRQPVTGGRPGAGHHLSPDVDRLPFVDRRFLVGDPYQAPDGRVEANMVGARGCPYDCSFCGAAVSANPDITIRTRTPAGIIAEMEVLHATGGVTAFRFVDDLFLGYERFIRQCMEAFTAARLGDRFVWDATGRINILHRVDNALLDVLAANGLREVALGVESGSERLLKYMGKRITPDMTRSVVRRLNERGISVKGYFILGFPTETREELAATVRHVRELWEVADGQPGNFRASVFEFRPYPGTPEWDRIVATGRYQPAQLLAYTAVDLTEGGLDEAMRGRDEFNFSVNIQFGEATVDEVRAALVELSREQPGMLRPQLRELDSQTAVLHQHIRQRLTTSNAANTRLDNRHAPQQTIPTSEPSPTETIRPHPVPPATANVDQLNGTSDYVRPTGTTWPGPGIGHSTPSRWAPMDEPTRNCSSSSRARSGTAGGCPNRNGPTGTS from the coding sequence GTGGAGACATTGGATGACGGCCCCGTCCTGGGCGCCGACCTGAACCAGCCGCTCGACGCCGTTTTTATTAACGCCCCGCTGCGTGACTACGGCGTCCGCCCACGGGTAAACGACTTCACGTTGCCCGTGTTGGGCATGGCCTACATCGCAACCTACGCGGCGGCCCAAGGCTTCAACGTCGGCGTGCTCGACGCCGAGGCTTTGGGGCTCGGCGTCAAAGAGACCTATCAACTGGTGAACCGCCTCGGACCGCGCTGGGCCGGTTTCAACCTCCTGGCCCCCACCTACGAGGTGAGCGCCGAAATCGCCGCCGGCTTGGACCGGGACATCATGGTCATGATCGGCGGGCACCAGGCCAAGGCCATGCCTGCCGCCATCATCACCGACCCCCGTTTCGGGGCGCTGGAGGCCCTGGTGCTGGGCGAGGGCGAGACCCGCGTGGCTGAGCTGTTGCAGGACAAACGCTCCCGCGCCGACCTGCCCGGCGTGATGTGGCTCGATCCCATCCTTCGCCAGCCTGTCACCGGCGGCCGTCCGGGCGCGGGCCACCACCTGAGCCCGGATGTGGACCGCCTGCCCTTCGTCGACCGCCGGTTTCTGGTGGGCGACCCGTACCAGGCGCCAGACGGCCGCGTCGAGGCCAACATGGTCGGTGCCCGCGGGTGTCCTTACGATTGCTCCTTCTGCGGCGCTGCTGTTAGCGCCAACCCAGACATCACCATCCGCACCCGCACCCCGGCCGGCATCATCGCGGAGATGGAGGTGCTGCACGCCACAGGCGGCGTGACCGCCTTCCGCTTCGTCGATGATCTTTTTCTCGGTTACGAGCGGTTCATCCGCCAGTGCATGGAGGCCTTCACCGCCGCTCGCCTCGGGGACCGCTTCGTCTGGGACGCCACCGGCCGCATCAACATCCTGCATCGGGTCGACAACGCCCTGTTGGATGTGCTGGCCGCCAACGGCCTGCGCGAAGTTGCCCTGGGCGTCGAGTCCGGCAGTGAACGGCTCTTGAAGTACATGGGTAAGCGGATCACCCCGGACATGACCCGCTCCGTGGTCCGCCGCCTCAACGAGCGCGGCATCTCGGTGAAGGGATACTTCATCTTGGGCTTCCCCACCGAGACGCGGGAGGAGCTGGCGGCCACCGTCCGCCACGTCAGGGAGTTGTGGGAGGTGGCCGACGGCCAGCCGGGGAACTTCCGGGCCTCCGTCTTCGAGTTCCGCCCGTATCCGGGGACGCCGGAGTGGGACCGCATCGTGGCTACCGGCCGCTACCAGCCCGCGCAACTGCTGGCCTACACCGCCGTTGACCTCACCGAAGGCGGGCTCGACGAGGCCATGCGCGGTCGGGATGAGTTCAACTTCTCCGTGAACATCCAATTCGGGGAGGCCACCGTGGATGAGGTGCGTGCGGCCCTGGTGGAGCTGTCCCGCGAGCAGCCGGGCATGCTCCGTCCTCAGCTCCGCGAGCTCGACTCGCAGACGGCCGTTCTCCACCAACACATCCGCCAGCGCCTCACCACCAGCAACGCCGCAAACACCCGACTCGACAACCGCCACGCACCGCAGCAAACTATCCCGACCAGCGAACCGTCACCCACGGAGACCATCAGGCCACACCCAGTCCCCCCAGCCACCGCCAACGTCGATCAACTCAACGGGACTTCCGACTACGTACGTCCGACTGGCACCACATGGCCGGGCCCTGGGATCGGCCACTCGACGCCATCGCGGTGGGCTCCCATGGACGAGCCCACCAGGAACTGTTCGTCCTCGTCGAGGGCGAGGTCTGGCACCGCTGGTGGATGCCCGAACCGCAATGGTCCGACTGGCACAAGCTAA
- a CDS encoding FAD-dependent oxidoreductase — protein MGTSSAPLRWTTRCVIAGGGPAGMMLGLLLARAGVDVIVLEKHDDFARDFRGDTIHPSTMAVMAELGLLTDFLRIPHTRAATLALDMAGRRRTVVDFRHLRTPCPFIALMPQWDFLTFLAERAGAYPTFRLAMSTEATDLVRANGRVVGVRAAGPLGEVEIRADLTVAADGRHSTLRSRAGLPVRERGAPFDVLWFRLPKDMGDRSASGRRAARDGNGNEEGNGRGEEKGNERGEEGNGDGFTLAHLRKGHALITLDRRDYWQCGMVVRKGSAQRQPRTAGGLAAFRAQITTAAPALSGAVDDLTDWDQVKTLVVQVDRLRRWFQPGLLCIGDAAHAMSPAGGVGVNYAVQDAVATANLMAVTLRAGPPEPAELRRVQRRRTWPVVLMQMIQVRQGAFLVRLLGDDERPAHGGSPSRQVARAPLTNATTNATARTMTGAVRAGMSNLVTAMMSYGVTATAAPRIGRVLGRVLGRLLGRVIGIGFRPEHVRTPDVFAEDAGYTKNAGYAKNAGYAEGVERAR, from the coding sequence ATGGGAACATCATCCGCACCGTTGCGCTGGACCACCCGATGCGTCATCGCGGGCGGTGGGCCGGCGGGGATGATGCTCGGTCTGTTGCTGGCCCGCGCAGGGGTGGACGTCATCGTGCTGGAAAAGCACGATGATTTTGCCCGTGACTTCCGCGGTGACACGATTCACCCGTCCACGATGGCAGTGATGGCGGAGCTGGGCCTGCTGACGGACTTCCTTCGCATCCCGCACACCCGGGCCGCCACGCTGGCTTTGGATATGGCGGGCCGGCGCCGGACCGTTGTGGACTTCCGGCACCTGCGGACGCCCTGCCCGTTCATCGCCCTGATGCCCCAATGGGACTTTCTCACGTTTCTGGCCGAGCGGGCCGGTGCCTATCCGACGTTCCGCCTGGCGATGAGCACCGAGGCGACCGACCTGGTCCGGGCGAATGGACGGGTCGTGGGCGTGCGCGCGGCCGGCCCCCTCGGGGAGGTCGAGATCCGGGCGGATCTGACGGTGGCCGCCGACGGCCGGCACTCGACCCTGCGGTCCCGTGCCGGCCTGCCGGTGCGGGAGCGCGGCGCTCCCTTCGACGTCCTCTGGTTCCGGCTGCCGAAAGACATGGGTGACAGGTCCGCGAGCGGCCGCCGGGCGGCGAGGGACGGGAACGGGAACGAGGAGGGGAACGGGCGTGGGGAGGAGAAGGGGAACGAGCGTGGGGAGGAGGGAAACGGGGACGGATTCACCCTGGCGCACCTCCGCAAGGGCCACGCCCTGATCACCCTGGATCGACGCGACTACTGGCAGTGCGGCATGGTGGTCCGGAAGGGGTCGGCGCAGCGGCAGCCAAGGACGGCCGGCGGGCTGGCGGCGTTCCGTGCGCAGATCACCACCGCGGCGCCGGCGCTGTCCGGTGCCGTTGACGACCTCACCGACTGGGACCAGGTGAAGACCCTGGTGGTGCAGGTCGACCGGCTTCGCCGATGGTTCCAGCCGGGTCTGCTCTGCATCGGCGACGCCGCCCACGCGATGTCCCCGGCGGGCGGCGTCGGGGTGAACTACGCCGTCCAGGACGCGGTGGCGACGGCGAACCTGATGGCCGTGACGCTGCGGGCCGGGCCACCCGAGCCGGCCGAGCTGCGGCGGGTGCAGCGCCGGCGGACCTGGCCGGTCGTGCTCATGCAGATGATCCAGGTCCGGCAGGGCGCCTTCCTGGTACGCCTGTTGGGTGACGACGAGCGGCCAGCGCACGGCGGCAGCCCGTCGCGCCAGGTCGCGCGTGCCCCCCTGACGAACGCGACGACGAACGCGACGGCAAGGACGATGACGGGGGCGGTGCGGGCCGGGATGTCCAACCTGGTGACGGCCATGATGTCCTATGGGGTGACCGCCACGGCGGCGCCGCGGATCGGGCGGGTGCTCGGGCGGGTACTCGGGCGGCTACTCGGGCGAGTCATCGGCATCGGATTTCGGCCCGAACACGTCCGCACCCCCGACGTGTTCGCCGAGGATGCCGGATACACCAAGAATGCCGGATACGCCAAGAATGCCGGGTACGCCGAGGGCGTCGAGCGGGCGAGATGA
- a CDS encoding AIM24 family protein encodes MQGSLIQHYGPTPIMERMSRHGSKIAKVVMNPGQDLFARVGSMIAYEGLIDFNPQPPQLGRIASSWATGEGVPLMTATGQGLLYLADYGKEVIVAQLAGEGLSVNGKNILAFDAGLQWSIERVRGITMLSGMGMFNVVVRGHGWVALTAKGSPIVLDTREASTYVDTDALVAYTDGLRVEPRRTARLGGLIGRGSGEAFQLGFSGQGFVVVQPSEDERPTFSVRG; translated from the coding sequence GTGCAGGGCAGCCTGATCCAGCACTACGGACCAACTCCGATCATGGAACGGATGAGCAGGCACGGCTCGAAGATCGCCAAGGTGGTCATGAACCCGGGCCAGGATCTCTTCGCCCGGGTCGGGTCAATGATCGCCTACGAGGGGTTGATCGACTTCAATCCGCAGCCGCCGCAGCTCGGCCGGATCGCCTCCTCCTGGGCGACGGGTGAGGGCGTTCCGCTCATGACGGCGACCGGCCAGGGGCTGCTGTACCTCGCGGACTACGGCAAGGAGGTCATCGTCGCGCAGCTTGCCGGCGAGGGACTCTCGGTCAACGGCAAGAACATCCTGGCCTTCGACGCCGGGCTGCAGTGGAGCATCGAGCGGGTCCGCGGCATCACCATGCTGTCCGGAATGGGGATGTTCAACGTGGTGGTGCGTGGGCACGGCTGGGTGGCGCTGACCGCCAAGGGCAGTCCGATCGTGCTCGACACCCGGGAGGCGTCGACCTACGTCGACACCGACGCCCTCGTCGCCTACACCGATGGGCTGCGCGTCGAGCCCCGGCGCACCGCCCGGCTCGGCGGGCTCATCGGGCGCGGCTCCGGGGAGGCGTTCCAGCTCGGCTTTTCCGGCCAGGGGTTCGTCGTCGTGCAACCGAGCGAGGACGAGCGGCCGACCTTCTCGGTGCGGGGCTGA
- a CDS encoding DMT family transporter encodes MLLFIPLALCAAFLLASSAALQQRAAGRSRFAARDDRTHALPGMGHLVDLAREPMWLLGWLTNVAGFFTQALALHLGSLAEVQPLMVTQLLFALPLGLVRTHLRMARGAWWAVASICAGLALLLTVQGRLPAHAPLDEYRLALTILAIIALAATLTVFSRGRRPAMRAAMLGVGAGLFFALSALLMKQATDETLNEGIATTATHWFAYALCGVTMASLVFGQMAFAVGPLAPTVTAMNITNPTVSYTLAVLVFGVPAPDTPGVITGVTVAALLVVGGVVLLARSPALPRPTRRLPDVSRHDAPAPMPPS; translated from the coding sequence GTGTTGCTCTTCATCCCGCTGGCCCTGTGCGCCGCGTTCCTGCTCGCGTCGTCCGCGGCTCTGCAACAACGCGCCGCCGGACGCAGCCGGTTCGCCGCCCGTGACGACCGGACGCACGCGCTGCCCGGAATGGGGCATCTGGTCGACCTGGCACGCGAACCGATGTGGCTGCTGGGCTGGCTGACAAACGTCGCCGGGTTCTTCACCCAGGCGCTCGCCCTACACCTTGGTTCCCTCGCCGAGGTGCAGCCCCTCATGGTCACCCAGTTACTGTTCGCGCTCCCGCTGGGCCTGGTCCGCACCCATCTACGGATGGCGCGGGGAGCATGGTGGGCGGTGGCATCGATCTGCGCAGGCCTCGCGCTGCTCCTCACGGTCCAGGGACGCCTACCCGCCCATGCTCCCCTGGACGAATACCGGCTGGCGCTGACCATCCTCGCGATCATTGCCCTCGCGGCGACGCTGACGGTCTTCTCCCGCGGCCGGCGACCAGCAATGCGTGCGGCGATGCTCGGAGTCGGCGCCGGGCTGTTCTTCGCGCTGAGCGCCCTGCTGATGAAGCAGGCCACCGACGAGACCCTGAACGAGGGGATCGCTACCACCGCGACCCACTGGTTCGCCTACGCCCTGTGCGGAGTCACGATGGCCAGCCTCGTATTCGGGCAGATGGCGTTCGCCGTGGGTCCGCTCGCGCCGACCGTCACCGCCATGAACATCACCAATCCGACGGTCTCCTACACTCTCGCCGTGCTCGTCTTCGGGGTACCCGCCCCGGACACCCCCGGGGTTATCACGGGTGTCACGGTGGCGGCTCTGCTGGTCGTGGGCGGGGTCGTCCTGCTCGCCCGCTCGCCCGCCCTGCCACGCCCCACCCGTCGCCTGCCTGACGTCTCTCGCCACGATGCCCCCGCCCCGATGCCCCCCTCCTGA